In Burkholderia contaminans, the following proteins share a genomic window:
- a CDS encoding RcnB family protein — translation MKKMHGMMLAALIAAGFAAPAAMAQDHDHHDDQGGHGMQRGHGPKHVPPGQMRHEDDAPPRWADQPRREWHKGDRLPPEFRDRQYVIDDWRGYRLSPPPRGYQWVGVGGDHLLVQIGSGIVLRIGD, via the coding sequence ATGAAGAAGATGCACGGGATGATGCTGGCCGCGCTGATCGCGGCGGGTTTCGCCGCGCCGGCCGCGATGGCGCAGGACCACGACCACCACGACGACCAGGGCGGCCACGGCATGCAGCGCGGCCATGGCCCGAAACACGTGCCGCCCGGCCAGATGCGCCATGAGGACGACGCGCCGCCGCGCTGGGCCGACCAGCCGCGCCGCGAGTGGCACAAGGGCGACCGGCTTCCGCCCGAGTTCCGAGATCGCCAGTACGTGATCGACGACTGGCGCGGCTATCGCCTGAGCCCGCCGCCGCGCGGCTATCAATGGGTCGGCGTCGGCGGGGATCACCTGCTGGTGCAGATCGGTTCCGGCATCGTGCTGCGGATCGGCGACTGA
- the msbA gene encoding lipid A export permease/ATP-binding protein MsbA, producing the protein MDGTGTSPVTVLKRLWPYIRPLIGIVVLAVMTMGVVAATEAGIPALLKPLLDHGFGSHGSDRAKWYVPMAVIGLALVRGVSQYASNYLLNYVSNRILLQLRLEMFQRMLHTGASFFQRETASTVINAIVFEVNQILSVLTGVMVTLVRDSLTVIFLLGYLFYLNWRLTLIVAVILPGIGWLVSKINRRLRRLNREHQTLTNELSYIVEETVGGYKVVKVHNGEAYEMDRFTQMSKRLRGYAMRMTISGGLAQPLTQFLASIALAVVITIAVVQSSNDQTTVGGFVAFVTSMLLVISPLKHLIDVNQPLQRGMTAAELIFGLIDEPAEPQGGGRPLEHARGDIEFRNVTFDYGTAERPTLDRISFKVAPGEMIALAGPSGSGKTTLVNLLPRFFDPTDGAILVDGVPVADYDLHALRGQMAMVSQDVVLFNDTIAANVAYGQTPDRARVQAALEAANLADAVAAMPDGLDTLVGGNGMRLSGGQRQRLAIARAIYKDAPILILDEATSALDSESERHVQAALERLMEGRTTLVIAHRLSTIERADRILVLEAGKIVEEGSHDELLRHGGLYAHLHRIQYQQQAA; encoded by the coding sequence ATGGACGGCACGGGCACCTCGCCCGTGACGGTCCTCAAGCGCCTGTGGCCGTACATCCGGCCGCTGATCGGCATCGTGGTGCTCGCCGTGATGACGATGGGCGTCGTCGCGGCCACCGAGGCCGGTATCCCGGCGCTGCTCAAGCCGCTGCTCGACCACGGCTTCGGCTCGCACGGCAGCGACCGCGCGAAATGGTACGTGCCGATGGCCGTGATCGGGCTCGCGCTCGTGCGCGGCGTATCGCAGTACGCATCGAATTACCTGCTCAACTACGTGTCGAACCGCATCCTGCTGCAGCTGCGGCTCGAGATGTTCCAGCGGATGCTGCACACGGGCGCGTCGTTCTTCCAGCGCGAGACGGCGAGCACCGTGATCAACGCGATCGTGTTCGAGGTCAACCAGATCCTGTCGGTGCTGACCGGCGTGATGGTCACGCTCGTGCGCGATTCGCTGACGGTGATCTTCCTGCTCGGCTACCTGTTCTACCTGAACTGGCGACTCACGCTGATCGTCGCGGTGATCCTGCCGGGCATCGGCTGGCTCGTCAGCAAGATCAACCGGCGCCTGCGCCGCCTGAACCGCGAGCACCAGACGTTGACCAACGAGCTGTCGTACATCGTCGAGGAGACGGTCGGCGGCTACAAGGTCGTGAAGGTGCACAACGGCGAAGCGTACGAGATGGACCGCTTCACGCAGATGAGCAAGCGCCTGCGCGGCTACGCGATGCGCATGACGATCTCCGGCGGCCTCGCGCAGCCGCTCACGCAGTTCCTCGCGTCGATCGCGCTCGCGGTCGTGATCACGATCGCGGTCGTGCAGTCGTCGAACGACCAGACGACGGTCGGCGGCTTCGTCGCGTTCGTCACGTCGATGCTGCTCGTGATCTCGCCGCTCAAGCACCTGATCGACGTCAACCAGCCGCTGCAGCGCGGGATGACGGCGGCCGAGCTGATCTTCGGGCTGATCGACGAACCGGCCGAGCCGCAGGGCGGCGGCCGGCCGCTGGAACATGCGCGCGGCGACATCGAGTTCCGCAACGTGACGTTCGACTACGGCACGGCCGAGCGACCGACGCTCGACCGCATCTCGTTCAAGGTCGCGCCTGGCGAGATGATCGCGCTCGCGGGCCCGTCCGGCAGCGGCAAGACGACGCTCGTGAACCTGCTGCCGCGCTTCTTCGACCCGACCGACGGGGCGATCCTGGTCGACGGCGTGCCGGTGGCCGACTACGATCTCCATGCGTTGCGCGGCCAGATGGCGATGGTCAGCCAGGACGTCGTGCTGTTCAACGACACGATCGCCGCGAACGTCGCATACGGGCAGACGCCCGACCGCGCGCGCGTGCAGGCCGCGCTCGAGGCCGCGAACCTCGCCGATGCGGTCGCCGCGATGCCCGACGGGCTCGACACGCTCGTCGGCGGCAACGGGATGCGGTTGTCCGGCGGCCAGCGCCAGCGGCTCGCGATCGCGCGCGCGATCTACAAGGACGCGCCGATCCTGATCCTCGACGAAGCGACGTCGGCGCTCGACTCGGAATCGGAGCGCCACGTGCAGGCGGCGCTCGAACGGCTGATGGAGGGCCGCACGACGCTCGTGATCGCGCACCGGCTGTCGACGATCGAGCGTGCGGACCGCATCCTCGTGCTCGAGGCCGGCAAGATCGTGGAGGAGGGCAGCCACGACGAATTGCTGCGCCACGGCGGCCTCTACGCGCACCTGCACCGGATCCAGTACCAGCAGCAGGCGGCTTAA
- a CDS encoding FUSC family protein, producing the protein MDTIRTLNEARQQIQQSIFDLFKGLSFSERLAQGALMALQAVCGACLAYVIGHALHTEQAVWAAITAIAVTQHNYSDTMSLSRDQFVGAMVGGVLGFAGAALGGDRLVAYAITVAVVIVCCWCLNVGSAARLGGVTATIVLLFPGNGPLWDIPLMRLGEVTLGTVCALGVCWVMSKIERRWFRHAAAK; encoded by the coding sequence ATGGATACGATCAGGACACTCAACGAAGCCCGCCAGCAGATCCAGCAGTCGATCTTCGATCTGTTCAAGGGGCTGTCATTCAGCGAACGGCTCGCGCAAGGCGCGCTGATGGCGCTGCAGGCCGTGTGCGGCGCATGCCTCGCGTACGTGATCGGCCACGCGCTGCACACCGAGCAGGCCGTATGGGCGGCGATCACCGCGATCGCCGTGACGCAGCACAACTACTCGGACACGATGTCGCTGTCGCGCGACCAGTTCGTCGGCGCGATGGTCGGCGGCGTGCTCGGCTTCGCCGGCGCGGCGCTCGGCGGCGACCGACTCGTCGCGTATGCGATTACCGTCGCGGTCGTGATTGTCTGCTGCTGGTGCCTGAACGTCGGCAGCGCCGCACGGCTCGGCGGCGTAACCGCGACGATCGTGCTGCTGTTTCCGGGCAACGGCCCGCTGTGGGACATTCCGCTGATGCGGCTCGGCGAGGTGACGCTCGGCACCGTGTGTGCGCTGGGCGTGTGCTGGGTGATGTCGAAAATCGAGCGCCGCTGGTTCCGCCACGCGGCGGCAAAGTGA